DNA sequence from the Gopherus evgoodei ecotype Sinaloan lineage chromosome 3, rGopEvg1_v1.p, whole genome shotgun sequence genome:
TAAATGACACTGTATAAAAGTGTTGCAGAAAAAAATGTTACAAAACTGAACCCTGGACATTTACAGTGGAGTCCAAACCATTCTGAACATGACGAGAACCCACAGTTCTATTACCTTTCATGCTCACTGTTTTCTCTTCTTGAGGATCATGATTGGAGTCTGTGTCATTTGAGTGGTGAGTGAGTGAGTTTTCACTGCCAGTGGGAGAGTCTACACTTTCatacccagtacttagttggttTATGTAGCTACAACCGCCTCTGACAGTTCTATCTTCAGAGTGGTTGGAGAGCTTATTACCATTCCCTGGAGATGCTGGGAAGTCATCTTCTGTGCCACTACCCTCCCTATAAAATCCAGGCCCAGACGTCCTCTGATGGGAAGAGCTGCCATTGCTGGGTCCATTAGCCAGACGGCTGCAGTCTTTACCCATGGCCTCTCCCTGGTCTGTAGGCTCAGAAGATGGAGTCCTGCTGGTACCTGGGGCTGAGGcctgggactgctgctgctgctggaactgAGCCAACTGCTGGCGAGTCTCCTTCAACTGCTGCTGAAGAACTAGAATGGTACTCTGCATACCCTCTACCTCCTCATCAAGCTGGATGATGAAGTCATTCAATTCTATATAGAGAAAACACATTTGGAGCACACACTTAATAGCTCACACATCTGGACCCTAAAACAGTACATAAAAGAACCCTAAGCAGATAGAGTTATTACTAAAGGTTTGTATGCTTAAGTTCCAAACTGCCATCTACATACTTTTTCAAAAACAGGTattgggtgagggtgggggtttGTGTGGAGAAATCCATTCTTGGACAAAGGGAGGGTATAGAAATACGTGCTGGGAAATAGCTCAACTCCAAGTATTAGTAGGAAAATATTCTGCAAGTGAACTTCACTTCCAGGTACACAATAGGTTAGatgctatcatttaaaaaaaaaaatgggggggggggaggaagaaaggggcaaAGTACATTCTGATGCAACATATGGGCTACTTGTAGATATTCAGAATCATTAGTTTACTACTAAGTGTTTTAATTACTTTTCCTCCTTTCAGCCCTGCATAACAACTACAACAGGAGAGAGATGGATTCCAGTCTGACTGGCACATCATTAACAGAATTGTTAATCAGGTTCCAACTATAGAATTTTTAGTATGGATGTATAACaaaagaaagaacagaacagcTTGCCTCTCATAGCCTGGATTGAGATTGCAATACTGCgagtcagggaaaaaaaaaaactgtattgGCAAATTGAGCAAGTTTGACTGGGTCAATAAGAGAAATATGGAATCCCACAGTGCAATCTTTGGTCATTTTTTACATTAAACTGCACATTAACTCAAAGATGACAAAGCAAAACATGCAGTCTATATTACTTTATTTTGATGTTTCCTAAACAAAGTATCTCGAAAAGTGAACTTTTCAGAACTCTAATTCATAGTATTTGCAGCTATAAagaaaacataaagaagagaaaaTGAATGGTCATGGGTGGAACAGAATAGAATTGTGGGCTGGTTAAGATCTCAGGCCTTTTATAATCTCACTTAAAAACATTTGACTCTGCAGGGAAGCTGCGCTCATACCCCTAATGGTTGCTTTTAAATTATTCTGAAGCTTGTAATACTGCATCATATTCAGAAGTAGATATCTGCAGAGGCAATTTTTGAAAGAACATTCGCTTCCTTTGATTCAATTACCAACTTGATAAATTTAGAAGGAAAAAAGTAACTGGAGTGATTTAACACATTAATTTGGGGAACCGAAAAAGTAGTCTTTATTTCAGTAACATATTGCAAACTGATGCCACAATTGTAAGAACGGTTTTCCCTAATTCTTCTAGGCATTCTGCCATTCTACAATGAGCTTTCTCACAAACGAAACAGATAATCCTATCTTCAAAAACAAGTGCATCATGTCACAAGCCAAAGTCAAATAAAAACTGCACAGTCCTGTTGAACATCTAGATTTCCTTTTTTGCAACTGGATTCAGGGACAATATCAGACAACTCataaactttcttttttaaataaatattttataaaaaagtCTAAGGGTCACGCTCAGGAcaataaatttaaaaagaaatttcctGACCTATATTACAAACTCTGAACCGTTAAAGGCTGGAAATTTAGTGGGCTAGGAATTGTTTTTCCATTTCGGCTATGGGGAAAGTAGTTGGTTCACAGGTAGTTTCACTTGAAGGTTCAGAGGCACTAATAAATGCTGCAATATTTGGATTGTGAATACTGCAGACATTTGTGTAAACAATAGTCACTGAAATGTAAAAAGATTGCTGTGaagatttctatttattttaggtATTGTTAAAAGGCTGTTTTTAGCAAATGAAGTGAGACTATAAAATATCCCATTAAAACTTGcatgaaataataaaaatcaagAGTTTTAGACTTTACAGTTCAACAGTATTTGCACTCCAAAGAGTGCAATATATTGTGTTCAGACCCAAAAAGTGAAATAGTTTCATTCGTCACCTTAAAGTGACACTCACCCCAGTGTAAACAGCAAAGTTagtcttaatttttttgttttagtaatCTAAGGCAACCAGCACCACAGATAAGAATTTTTAAGGTATGTTTAACCTGACATCGTCCCTTTGATtctgggaaagaaaagaaaataaataaaagtgtctCGTGCTCAGTAACGGGAAAATTTACAATAGCCACACGACCGGTAGATTAAATAATTAAGCCAGTGCAAATGCAAGGCAACTTCCATTTTCTTAAAAAAGCCCTTACCATCCTGACTGCTTTTTAGTTCCTCACTATATTTCTTCTGTAAAGCCAGCTCTGCCTCAAGCTGTGCAATGCGTCCTTGGGACAGCTGCCTTCCAAGCTCTTGATTCTCCTGGATAAGCATTCGACACTTCGCCATTAACTTTTTGCCTGTTTGGCTGCAAAGGAAAGAGCCATCTATCACAAAATGAAGATAAAACCTTCTGTAATCTTCCTCAATTACAATTATAACAGAGATAGGAGATGTGATTTCTGCATGTCACAATTTAAGGAACATTGTGCCTCAAGGTAATTGTCATAGCAGAAAGTCTCCCTATAGTTACCACATGCTGTTCCAATGTCTGTTCATCTTCTTCTGTCGTTGTTCCGTAAAAGCGAAAGGCAAATTCTATTACTGTAAATACGAATGGCCACAATGTTTTTGATTACTGACATCTGGACTATCAAGACAATTTGGCATTTGTCCATTctcaaaggaagaaaaaaaggttAAGTATGTGCCTGGTAATCAgacagagttacaaacattaaaAGTGCTCCTTTTCACTTTATGtactaaaaatattttactagctattcagcttttatttatttatttatttgtcaagTTTGGGGAATATTGAATGTAATGATTTTTTGATCAGCTTGAAAACGTCTTACTTAATTTACCTGAATGATTAAATATTTATGTTTTCCAATTTTGACTACACTATATACACTGCTTTGTTGTTTCCCCAATAGCTACAGTAAGCTCCTCCTTTGTCTCTTTCACAGAGTGAGAGGAGATAACAGAAAATGGAGCTGAAAAACACAAAGCAGCAGAGGGATCCAGGAGCAAGTATAAGCagctttttttttggtggttgttgTTTTTAGTTTGACCAGATTTgaaagttgacagtgtccctttaagagtATCTGGTGATCAAAAGCCAGAAAACACCAGACCAAAAGTGTTTCATAGGGAAAAAGCAGATTTGATATTCTGCTTTTTGCAAAATCAGGAACACATGAAGATTTAAGATATACATGTTAAAACTGCAATGTAGAGCATTATAGGAACTAATATGCAAATTAATATATAGGCAATAATGTTTATTTCGTCACAAAATAAAAGTGAGAGCTAAAGCACCCTTTAACACTGTTGGTCTGCCAAAGCTAGGAAAGTAACCACAAATATTTTGCCTTCTTTGAGGTTCAGCAACATATATAATGAAGCAGTCCTCTTTTTCCACAGGAAATGAAAGCCTGGAAAAACAGAATTAATCAGGTTTGTGATTGAACGTCAGGACTTGTATTAGGGTAACAAGTCTGAGGAGGTCAGCTTGAGAGTGTATAATAAAGTTACAAGGGCAGAATGAAAttttgcatattaaaaaaaaaggggggggggagggggattgctAGTATGCTTCACAACCACAGCAAAACTGGTGCCCAGCCAAAAGTCACTTCAAATAATCTCTCAATTAGCTACTGCTTAAGCATTCAAGCTTTTAACACTTCAGGTTTTTAAAAGTTCTGCCAACTGTCCCATTTAAAGTCTTCCAACTGACTGTCCCACATCTTTCAGATGGGCTGCTCCAGAAGGAATCTGGCTGCGTAAAGTCCTGGAAGCCTGCAAATGTGTTTAATACAGCAACCTGTTCTTTATCTTGATGTGATGTCCAATGCCAAGTTCTTGAAGCTTAGAGTTGTGCTGACCTAATACAATACAAGTAATACAATTTAAGGTAAGTTTTTTCTATGGGATGCTTATTTATTCTGTGTAAACTAGGACTACTTTGGACTTAACcaatgtgacagatattgcaaaaGCTTTTAGGCAAATAGGCAATGATTTAGGCATTTCCAAGTTCCTGCTGCTGGTAAACTTTTATTCTGTATTTATTACCACTATagatttcaaaagtttataatcatGTAATGTCTTCATAACAGCCATTGCCAACTGTTGCATATTTTAGTATGCACTATTAACAACCTCAGAAGCTTTGCACAATTCTAGAATGCCTGCTAATTTCTTCACGATGTCTGTTCCTGCCACAACAAACCTTTTGCTTTTATTACCGGTATAGGAATTTGCACAGTTACCTATAATGCAATTTAACTTTTCCCTCAAGATTGTCTAAACATTTTGCACTACTGAGTTTGAATAAACCTTCCTTGCATGTTGAATTACGTAATAAAGATAATACATGCAAGAATATCAAAGGCAGTAAATCTTAGAATAACTGATTAAAGTCACAGAACCAGGTTTTGCAATTGTATGTTTAACAAATTTATGTGAACATATACTATAAAACCTGTAAAAATGGAAGCAGTTAAATTTCAAAAGACTAACATCTGTAGCAGTAAGCTTTCTGTAAGTGAAGTTTCTGctgacattttatttaaacaaaaatgcgtATTATGTACTGAATGTTTAAATGGTGATTTAAATGGTTTAATAAAACCACTCACTTCTTTCCCCCTCTAAACATCTGTCAGCAAGGATAATGCTGTATGCATTTACTACAATGAAGTCCCAGGCTTGATGATAAACTTGGGCCTGCAGTGGTGTTGGAGCAGACGTGTGTTTGTTAGTTCAGAACAATTTACGATTTTGAAGGAGATCATCAACTCTTTCAAACATGAGATGAGGTGCCATGAAATAAGAGCGGTTATACACAAGGACGGGACAATAAATGGGAAACAGTTCCTAGTGAAACGATAAATGAAAATTTCTACAAACTCTTTACAGCTTGAGCAGTTTGACTCATTATCCCTTTACCGATGAAAATAAAATCATGAACCCAAATGACAAATAAAAGAGTTCCTTAAATAACTAAACAGACTAGAAATAAATTGTTGATTCCTTGCATTCTATTTCCTGCACATATCTAATGTGTATTTATATACTTGCACCATGATTAGACTCAAGTTACATAGAATTTGAATTAGGGAATATTGTTCAGTTCTCTTTTATCACTTACATTTAAACACAACAAACTCCCCACTCAAGACTACATAAAAATTAGCAAAAAAAAGATTTCTAAATACTTCTGCTTGAAATTAAGACAAAGTGGTAGGAAACATCTGTTACCTCAGTGTCATACAACACATTTTGATCCAGAGGACAGTTCTGCATCCTTTATCTAAATAAAATTAACTGATTTATAAACTCCAAGTTAACCAAGCAATCAGCATGgctggcttttttgactgcataTTATAGTAAATAGTAATTTCAAATTTGGTAACATATTAACAGAATTGTTCACTAATGAAAGTCTTACCTTTGTTTTGATGCTAGACCACTAAAACCTTACATAATACTGCCACAGCAAAGTAGGTTCAAtatatgtataattttttttttaaagttcaaaattTTAAGGTTTCCTTTTGATGTAAATCCATTGCTTAGGTAACAAGCCTACACACAAGCACactactctctctcccccacattaATTATCTGAAGCACACAACAGTTTGAGTGAGTTGAATTAAAATTTAAGTGATCTTAATGAAAACTGCATTTTCAACAATAAGCAGTTGTTGTCTACCCACCTGGTAGAAAACATTACCTTTCATAAAACTGAACCTGATGGATTTGGGGTTTTaggtaggtttgttttttttaattttgtggttACACTGAACTTTCCAGCGTTAGAGTCATGAAATAATGCCTGATTAACTATATCTAGAACATTAAATGTTCTGATGACAAATTAATTGGCTAAAAATACATGAGCACTATACCAGTCCACATAATTTCACGTTTCTCTGCACACTTACACATCTCAAATGTCCACTCTGAGCTGTCCCATATTACTATTCTTGCAAATAACTTGGGACAACATTATAAAAAGGCATCAACAGAGTAGCAAAGCCCTTGATTGATTCCAGCCAGAAGGATGCatgcatttatatatttttttttttttgaagaatatGGTCTTCCCTCTTTCAGAGAACGAGACATCTTAAAAGTAACATTCTCGTTCATTACCTCAAAAGTTTCACAGTACAACAGTATGACCACTCATGTTCCTTAAGTTCTATATTAACAACTCTTTCAAGGCACATTTTATATAGAAGTGCAATACAAAAACAGGCatacaatgaaacaaaaaaataccCCACACCAACACTGAGGACAGTTGTCATTATGTGTGCCTTATATATGGAGCATTTGCAAAATTGTAATTTCTGCATGGAAACATGCAGTGAAATACTTATCACAACTAGGTTTTCCTCATCATACACTCTAGTTGTGATCAAATATATTGCTTCAAACAATTTTAAACCTGCAATTAGATAGTACCTGTATTTTATACAGTCCTACTTGCGAGTTCACAGTATCATCAACCATCCAGAGAACAATCTGTTATTTAAAATCATATTGACTTACGGCTCAGTGAAACGCTATATAGCCCAAATGCTAAACAGTCAGTCAAAAGTGTACACTACCACTGATGCGATATGAAATAGCACTCTCTCATAGCTATTTAAAGCTGGTTAGCAAATAAACTCTTTAATGCAAAATTCACCTCCTTGAGTTTTGACCCAGCAGTTCAGTGAACAAGCAGGAAGTCCACAGTCTTATTGGCAAAACTGACTTACAGTGTCTCTAAGTCACTAGGCTCAAGGTTAAGAGCAAAGCACATTCCATTTTTACATTTTACTGGAATTTTACATGTTCAATTCATGATTTAAAATCTCTAGGTTCTCTCTCCTCCAAACTGTCTGTAGACACAGTGTGCCACAGACTTAAGACTTCTGTTTCTCCCTCTATTTCTTCAAATAGAACCACTTTGCACGTGTCTACATGTTCTAGAAAGGAAAAAATTTTCAGAGGTGGCCACTTCTTCAGAATAGTCCGACGCCATCAGGCC
Encoded proteins:
- the WTAP gene encoding pre-mRNA-splicing regulator WTAP isoform X1, whose product is MTNEEPLPKKVRLSETDFKVLGRDELILRWKQYEAYVQALEGKYTDLNSNDVTGLRESEEKLKQQQQESARRENILVMRLATKEQEMQECTNQIQYLKQVQQPSVAQLRSTMVDPAINLFFLKMKGELEQTKDKLEQAQNELSAWKFTPDSQTGKKLMAKCRMLIQENQELGRQLSQGRIAQLEAELALQKKYSEELKSSQDELNDFIIQLDEEVEGMQSTILVLQQQLKETRQQLAQFQQQQQSQASAPGTSRTPSSEPTDQGEAMGKDCSRLANGPSNGSSSHQRTSGPGFYREGSGTEDDFPASPGNGNKLSNHSEDRTVRGGCSYINQLSTGYESVDSPTGSENSLTHHSNDTDSNHDPQEEKTVSMKGNRTVGSRHVQNGLDSTVNVQGSVL